In Triticum urartu cultivar G1812 chromosome 6, Tu2.1, whole genome shotgun sequence, the following proteins share a genomic window:
- the LOC125512434 gene encoding fatty acid desaturase DES2-like yields the protein MGAGGRMTEKEREKQELLGRTGVGAAFQRSPTDKPPFTLGQIKMAIPPHCFQRSLVKSSSYLVHDLVIVAALLYAALVWIPALPSMLQLGAWPLYWVAQGCVMFGVWVIDDIVGLVLHSWLLVPYFSRKHSHRRHHSNTGSLERDEVFVPRPKEALPWYTPYIHDNPVVRVVLIMVQLTLGWYMYLSLNTWGRPYPRFACHFDPYSPIYNDRERAQIFISDVGVLAASFAMLNFVSTFGFWWMMRVYGAPLMIVNAWLVLVTYLHHTHPALPHYDSTEWDWLRGALATMDRDYGILNRVFHNITDTHILHHLFSNIPHYHAMEATKAIKPILGEYYQIDRTPLAKATWREAKECLYIVREDSKGIFWYSNKF from the coding sequence ATGGGTGCCGGAGGCAGGATGACGGAGAAGGAGCGGGAGAAGCAGGAACTGCTCGGCCGCACGGGCGTCGGCGCGGCCTTCCAGCGCTCACCGACGGACAAGCCGCCGTTTACGCTGGGCCAGATCAAGATGGCAATCCCGCCTCACTGCTTCCAGCGCTCCCTGGTCAAGTCGTCCTCCTACTTGGTCCATGACCTCGTCATCGTCGCGGCGCTCCTGTACGCCGCGCTGGTCTGGATCCCAGCCCTCCCGAGCATGCTTCAGCTGGGCGCCTGGCCGCTCTACTGGGTGGCCCAGGGCTGCGTCATGTTCGGCGTCTGGGTGATCGACGATATCGTCGGCCTGGTGCTCCACTCATGGCTCCTCGTCCCCTACTTCTCGCGGAAGCAcagccaccgccgccaccactcCAACACCGGATCGCTGGAGCGCGACGAGGTGTTCGTCCCAAGGCCGAAGGAGGCGCTGCCGTGGTACACCCCCTATATCCACGACAACCCCGTCGTCCGTGTGGTGCTCATCATGGTGCAGCTCACCCTTGGGTGGTACATGTACCTGTCGCTCAACACCTGGGGCCGCCCGTACCCGCGCTTCGCCTGCCATTTCGACCCCTACAGCCCGATCTACAACGACCGGGAGCGCGCCCAGATTTTCATCTCAGACGTCGGCGTGCTGGCCGCGTCGTTCGCCATGTTGAATTTCGTGTCGACGTTCGGGTTCTGGTGGATGATGCGGGTCTACGGCGCGCCGCTGATGATCGTGAACGCGTGGCTGGTCCTGGTCACCTACCTGCACCACACCCACCCGGCGCTGCCGCACTACGACTCGACGGAGTGGGACTGGTTGCGCGGGGCGCTCGCCACCATGGACCGCGACTACGGCATCCTCAACCGCGTGTTCCACAACATCACGGACACGCACATCTTGCACCACCTATTCTCCAATATACCGCACtaccacgccatggaggccaccAAGGCGATCAAGCCCATCCTCGGCGAGTACTATCAGATCGACCGCACCCCTCTCGCCAAGGCCACATGGCGCGAGGCCAAGGAGTGCCTGTACATCGTGCGCGAGGACAGCAAGGGGATCTTCTGGTACAGCAACAAGTTCTAG